The genomic stretch taATATTAGTGAAGTCACAAAAGTAAGGTTTCCGTTAAGCCGTTCtggcaagcgatttagcgttccggtacgaatcgcatcaataatttaaaaatatggatttaatacAACTGCGATAACCCtgacaggttagctcgctatcatcttagatCGCATAATCACCTACCACCAGGTcaagggctaaggccgtagctagttaccctAACGGCAAgatgtgctgccaagcgatttatcgCTCCATTAaaatgtcgcgtagacaccgattagaaataaaaacagttaAACACATTTTGTTCTGCATCCTAATTATTTACAACCAGTTAAGAttaaagcgttgatagcccaggaAGTCGGActgcgacttcactttcgggggtctgagttcgaatcccagcacgcacctctaatttttctaagttatgtgcgtattttaagaaattaaaatatcgtaaGAAAGTAaaatagtgaggaaacctgtatggcTGAGACtactgagagttctctatagtttttctcaaatgtgtgtggagtccaccaatccgcactgggccagcgtggtggaatacggcatTAATCCCTTATCATTTTGTGTGGAGAGAAGTGTAGTAGTTGTCGGTAAAGTGTTGggttagattattatttttcaattatttttgatttcaaaGATGTGTTTATGATTAaggacacatcgccatcgagcctcaaagcttgtgttatgagtaccaagataactgatgaaaatatatttataatatataaactgaaaaagagtcatgttcatcacacacacatttttcagttgtggcaATCGTACCAAAAGCCTTGAACTTAGAATGCAGGGTTACCACAGGTTACCCACTGCGCCCATTGGCCGTCGTATACTTATAACGCAAGGTATatcaatgtatatatatatattctcagTAGTACATATAGCTCATAGGAAGCGTTCGGTGGCGATGACGCGTTTTCCATATTTTTTGTTCCCCCAAAAACTTCTCAACGCGCTTTAAGAAGTTTTCACTCCAAAAATCTAAAGTGTGTGCTGTCTACAGCAAGGTGTTAACCCGAAGATCGACTCCGTAGCCTTTCGGCTACACTGCGGGGCCACGACCGCGGCGTTGCTGGCGGCGAGCGCGGCACTGACTACGCGCCATCTTGTGGGCAACCCTATAGACTGCATACACACAAGGTTGGTAGTTTCGTGCTTTGCGACGAGGTGTGACAGTTTTTACACAGATGGCGCTGAACTGTCAAATATTGCaccaaaatttaatattttcctgCAGCGCTGAAGTGCAGTGCTCAGGAAAACTTAATAGCGCTCATGActatctttttaatatttcttttaaaacttaaaGGTACCCTTAACTGCTAAagttgtttgtattatattgtatatatttattttaatttgtaacgtatTCGCTAGGGAATAAATTTTACTAAgattcagtttgtttgtttgcttgttttcttgaacgcgatgatctcaagaactactaatccgatttgaaaaatcctTTCAGTGTTTGATAGCCCACTTGTTGAGGAAGGCTCAATGCTATATATAATCACACTAAGACCAATATGaacatagcaccaatgaagaatgtttacAAATCAGGGTGTTCTTTTCCTTTTGatagtttagataaaataatgtacGACAAAGTTGTTCCTTTTTAAAGGTTCTAAAAAAAAGGTCCGCGACAGCATGCCTATCTTTTAAAGTTGACTAATACGCGGAAAAAGTCgtgagggaccgctagtattatgtatttaataaatgaatgaagaacggttataattaagtttattaagacaTTTGATTTTTACATTGACTTTGgttgaatataactgccatatccctaacaggtagACTGTATCATATCTTAGcatcaggttagattgcagtcaaggggtaacttgtagtgaaattgaagaaaaaaaattgtacgcaGGGACATCCCGGAAGACGTGCTGAACACGTACTGCTGGATCCACTCCACCTTCACGGTGGCGGGCGAGGCGGGTGCCTACCCTGGCGTGCGCGGCGCCGGGACTTCCCCGCGCCGCTACGGCAAGTACTACCAGTGGGTCGCCTTCATGCTGTTCCTACAGGTCAGTGCTTGACACATTAGTTATTTCTTACCATCTCATGTTTGTTTGCAGgacgtttgttttatttacactaCCAGATTCACAATACCAATATACAAGCGAAATAATACCGACCCGTTACCGACTACTACAAACCATGATGATggcaaaaaaaaagatttttatcaggGCAATgtacttatttcattttattttattttatctaagtaTTATTAGAGCTTTTTGCAATCTGAAATCTATAGGTGTTTAGCGGTATGGCGTACGTAATAAAACTTCAGAAGGTTCTGCTGTGATAATTTGTATTGATGTGGTGCATTCTTGccctatttatacaaaaaataattttaatattattttatatataatgtaggtatttgtttttttaatttattctaaatgtatgtttttgttcgcggtgctagattcgtcaagcttatggcacagcctgatggatcttatagcttataagtactctcatgtctctcttaattttttctccttctaactgacaatatagtttttatttgcaagttgtggcagtctttaagtgggtctacaatattacatttatatgttttttcattttttgtttagtttttaagagttgttgttgtaacctgttgattgtcccttaaataaataaataaataaataaacaaaaatatcttaaaactaaCACCAGTGACAAAACGTACTTAAATCTAACCAATTAGGCATTCGGAAATTTTAACCAGTGAGTGGTTACTCGCATCGTGCCTTCTCAACGGCGAGTACCTAATGCCTATAGGTGGGACAACTACAgatgcaaaattataatcaatgAAACCAATAGTTCTgctactaaaaaataataggaatgtgaataatagaaatagacTTAAAACAACCTTCATTGTTATGCAACCAAAAAATGAAGCGAACCACTAACCAGTACGTCatgatcataatttttttatctgttatttttttttcaaaaaagtgcagtagtatttataataattacaattatttaaatactactACACTTCTAACTATTTgttggccgactggcgcagatggcagcgacgctgctttctgagtccacggccgtgggttcgattcccacgactggaaaatgtttgtgtgatgaacatgaatgtttctcagcgtctgggtgtttatctgtttattataatgcatattatttataaaaatattcatcaatcatcttagtacccataacaaaagctacgcttactttggtactagatggcgatgtgtgtactatTGTAGCATATTATGCTACTATGATATCAATACTCACGTACGAGAAAATAGCATATTGGTCCAGTTATTTTTTGACTTCGTACATTTAgcaaaaatacaaccgaattgagaacctcctttttgtttataagtcggttaaaaactgAGTGTTGATCTTTAGTTATGGAGTTATGGTTagggttatatatttttataattactaatatttttttttaggaatgcagtaatatttttttctataaactctttatttttacaccactacacagttaggaaaataaaggacgaatcaAGAACACAAAGAGTGGAGtagtatacaaaaggcagccttatcgcttagaagcgagcTCTGCCAGGCAACATTAGGATTGggacaacatgagcgagaacAAATGTATTCGATATTGACTACGATTAGTGAGGATTTTTGCATCTGTTTGCCTGATTAGTGACACTTCCGATAAAACCGACATGCGGGCGGGAGAATCTGTGAATAAACTAATATCGATGTTTACTATAAATCCGTTCTCTATTGTTTTTACACAACTCCCGCCTTCTGTCTGTGCGTGGGTACAATGAAACtcggttttatattatttcgaaatgatattattataaaagccaCGGGGACGGCCCCCTAATACGTTTCCAGGATACAGAGTATCCCATGTCATAGAGTATCTCCCGTATCCGGTGTGAAATTGCATCTGTGCAGCGTTTGAGGTGAACAGGTAACAAacttgacagccgattggcgcagtgggcggcgatcCTGCTTCCTGagtggctgtgggttcgattcccacaactggaaaatgtttgtgtgatgaacatgaatgtttttcaaggtctgtgtgtttatttgtatatttataatatttacacacactttatttatgtaactctatatatataaaagagaaagtttgtgggtatgttccgtataggctccgaaacggctggaccaatttcaatgaaactttcagggaatctccggattgacctggcgagtaatcctgtaaagtttggtgacgattggagcactcctatttttgaactgtcaaatacagctttttttttactatgatgatattctattgttgggtgtacatgggtgtagataatgacggccgagtggcgcagtgggcagcgaccctgctttctgagtccaaggccgtgggttcgattcccacaactggagagtgtttgtgtgaacatgaatgtttttcagtgtctgggtgtttatctgtatattataagtatttatgtgtattatattcataaaaaaataattatcagctatctcagtacccataacacaagctacgcttactttggggctagatggcgatgtgtgtattgtcgtagtatatttatttatttattatttatcttcacccgctcgagaagagaatagacgagaatgaatacggagagaaataaatgatttaatatatgttatgagactttaattaaaaattttattatgtaagtttattgtttaaataaaataaagcaaaatctagcccggcgaagggggtacgctagttattcataaaatatttatcaattatcgtagtacccataacacaagctacggctactttggggctagatggcgatgtgtgtattctcgtagtatatttattattataaatatatatatatatacataaaagaaaacCAATTCGCATTGGCTATCATTTTCACCAAGGGGCACGGGTTTCCCAGAATTAGCATAGTCTTAACCAAAGTACCCCACGCTAGCCAATTAGtgtggattgatagacttcacacgcctttgagaatattatagagcGAGGGTTCTCAACCTTATTAAGCCAGCGGTGATTTTACAAGTTAAGCTAGTTAAGATAGATAGGTACttgtatgtttaatttaaaaaaatgcctgCGCCCAAACTGGGTATTCATACGTTACATTCTATAATTGAATTTatcttaaatattgtattataaatgtaacattatgtattgggttgaataaattgaaattgttaGGCTGATAGGCgcgaaaaattaaacattttcattatgaaactaataaaactaataatgaataataaattaaaaaaaaaagaattaagaaaaataataccaCCTATACAATGGCATGGCTAAACTTGGTGATAtccacacaatttttcaaagtgtgaCACCACTCCACAAAACTATCAAAAACtcattttgcacgcctcataagcgaagcgttgaggtgggtattactgtcagtttacgcacaccgagtgatttttcaacttaaaatgtcacttttttattctttatagcttttataagtgaatataaatagacaaatgttgagaaaaatcACTATtattaacactcatgatatatttaaatctctttttattttttaaactaattaaaaaattgtttaaaaaagttctgtcttggaagttcgtgtgtctgtatgtgcggatcccgtatcttgtggtcacgatatcAAGCAAAATTTTTCACTGTGTCGAGTgggtttttttataggcttcagtattttgaggaatagaagcctattacttttcacggtataattagatgtagtttagttattatttacaaagaatctcaattttattgtaatgaatgagattattaGACGTGctcttttggattttccaactatttctTGATTTTTTCGAAGTACAAAACGTCTTTCCTTCTCCCAGCCCAGGTCGGGAAGCCCTGTTATAGataactcaggcatgcaggtttcctcaagatgctTTCGATCACTtttttaaagcaagtaatattttaattgcaatttcCATGAACTAAAAGAGCAGAATCATGCTTAATCGATATTTTTTGCTGTcgaataatgttctcaaaggagtttGGAGTCCACTAagccgcactcggccagcgtgggaTACGGCCTAAatacttctcattctgagaggataagTGCCCTAttttgggacgttaataggTAATTAATGACGTAGAACATTATGCAGGTTAGTAATTTCAATCATTAAACATTTAATGTCTCGCAATCAAATTACTTATATAACACGATtaacagaaaacttaaaatatatccgCAAAAATTGCATGCTtgcaaagaaatattaaataaatttctattaacattaaattttaatgaagtgGAATCGTTATTAAAacgcataatttaatattaagtacaatTATAGAGGttaagacacacacacacacacacacgcacgcacacgcacacgcacacccacacacacccacacgcaTACTCACACCCTCACGCATACTCACAAACACGCACGCGAACTACTTtgcactttaaatatattgtaatgtcatttttctttaatgttcaTCGTTAAGTTAACTTATCTTCTTCTGTTAacatgtctattatttttaatatcaacactaatatttttgtttgtttacctaccctcgtttttatgtttatttcttgttatggaagagcagtgtcttctgacacaggggtagtaatactacccttaaaagaaggctccagccattagtgtttaaagtaattttatttacccaaataaactatttttattttatttttatttaactttcgaCTAGCTGTGCCTGAGACTCTGTTCGCGTTGGTTTCGGTTAAAGAGCCACTGGAACTGTTGGTTTTTCAATACTAAAAAGTACTTCCCTACTGACGCTTTAAATGCCAAAGGTGTGCTAGAAGAAAAACTAACAAACACtgtcatttatataatttgccTGGGCATAAGTCTGACTAACATGGGATAGTGGTTTTTGtcttttttactaatattattatatactagctgacgcgcaactttgtctgcatcaaatataattaaaatatttttaagaatttctatacccgtcgtaacgtttaaacgataggtccaatttgaataatttaaagagaaattacCTGcagtacataatcaattttaactataaaactatttatttggataaagatctgataggaacgtcaccatcttaagattgtaccagtgttttgattgacaaattataacaaaaagcggtaattgtgccttaacagttagacatttagcctcccggacttttttaaagtaataatgattactttaaacatctcCATCGATTCACACatacatactcacaaactttcgcatttataatacaagtaagatggtacgcatgcattcgatcgctgactgaaagttatttgtgaagagttatgttctttatctccgacaatatttatcagatccttattaaaattactaccagaacatattagacactgccgatcggtgcactcttttaaacacaatgtaaaggagcattatctatcgttgtcatagtatatttatcactgtttacttattatagatatatatttatatttatattatataaatatttattatattattttgatgtattttgtataaataaaaatataaaattcaaaattcaaaattcatttatttcaagtaggcctaatataagcacttttgaaacgtcaagtctgtctgtttgtagtgattctaccaccggttcggaaggcagattctaccgagaagaagccggcaagaaactcagcagttgctcttttccaacatcaacaatttacattttgcattttaacattcatttttctatcttgtgagagctgaaagcggagccggatgcttccaagcaaccttgtcattaaaaaattcatcaattgtatagtaacctcgctgtaataaatgtgttttaacaaattctttaaacttgtgcattggcaggtccaaaatcaccttaggaatcatattataaaagcgtatactcaatcccacaaatgatccctgtaccttacgcagacgatatgcagatgacactaatttatgaccatttcttgtaagtcgactgtttatgtccactttttgtttataaagactaatatgttgtcttacaaatactatattgttataaatatattgtgaagctacagtaagtatgcctatttctttaaacttctcacggagggattcgcgtgatttaagtttatatattgaccgtacagctcttttctgcaatataaatatagtttcgatatcagctgctttaccccataacaagattccataggacataacactatgaaagtacgcaaaataaactagcctagctatttcaacgtcagtaatctgtctaatttttctgactgcgtaggcagccgagcttagtttacccgctagtgaatctatatgggcaccccactgtagcttattatccaaggtcacgcccagaaaaactgtggaagtctctatttttagtgattcaccatttatcattatatttttatcaattttctttacatttggtaagataaattcgacacactttgtttttttttgcatttaaaagtaagttgttaactgtaaaccagtgcgacacatgcgacataacacggtttacttcgtcagagttatctttactcctatcagtcttaaaaattagagatgtatcatctgcaaacaatacaatgtcgcatgttccactgacatggtacggtagatcatttatatacactaaaaatagaaaaggacccaaaatcgagccttgtgggacacccattgaagTATTTGAagcctgagactttgcatcatttatgcaaactctttgagatctattgctgagataagaggcaaccaaatttagtgcaacgttttggataccatagtggcttagcttaagaagcaaggttttatgatcaacacaatcgaaagctttagatagatcacaaaaaacacccatgacgttctgtgaacattcccaggcatcataaacatgttttataagttaagcgcctgcgtccgttgtgctacgacctttagtgaagccatactgctcagggtgtagtaagttatttacattaaaatgatataggagttgatttaatataattttttcaaatatcttactaagagctggtaagattgagataggtctgtaattgtttatattatttttattaccagatttaaatagaggaatgagtttactatgtttcattaggttcgggaaagtacctaaatcaacacattcattgaaaattatggctaaaagaggagcaatgacgtcaataatatgagat from Pararge aegeria chromosome 4, ilParAegt1.1, whole genome shotgun sequence encodes the following:
- the LOC120623464 gene encoding innexin shaking-B-like, translated to MGKTSGGRPEPGVRLHRINNRRESGVSWGRRGRGVGGGRGASGASAWRRRERLAQSRRPMEILTSLYALLSGGQGVNPKIDSVAFRLHCGATTAALLAASAALTTRHLVGNPIDCIHTRDIPEDVLNTYCWIHSTFTVAGEAGAYPGVRGAGTSPRRYGKYYQWVAFMLFLQVSA